A window of Halobacillus naozhouensis genomic DNA:
TATGAGAATTTTTCACCATCTCCTTGAACTCTTCAGAGTGAACTTCCAGCCCTAAGCAGTCGATACCCGGCTCCATCGGAAAGAGGAAACCAATTCTTCCTTCATTAAGAAAAATCTCTGTTGTTGGCTCCGTTAACGGTTCAATCCCATGATAATAGCCGTAAAATACCGGCCGCTGTGGTGAGTGGAAACCGTACTTGCCTGCTTGAACGTTTTCGGCAATGAACGAATGTCTGCCATCTGCTCCTACCACTAGTGAAGCATGAATCCGCTTCGTCTCTCCCGTTTTATCCACGGCTTCCACACCTATCACACGCTGTTCATCAGTTATCAAGTCTTTAACCGTACAGCTTTCAAGCAGCTCCACTCCCTCATTACTGCAGGCTTTCGTCAAAAGTACATCATCTAAATGACTACGCTTAGGAATGATCGTATAGAAATCCCTTGGTCCTTCCACAAAGCTATCACCGACATATGTACGCATTCTATTAATCTTACGCAATCCAGTAGATTCCACTTCTTCTCGGACACCAAGCTTCTCCAAATAATGCACATGGGACAGATGATGTGTAGATAACGTATCACTAGGAAAGGATGCCTTATCAATCAGAAGGACCCGTTTCCCCATTTGTCCAAGTAAAATCGCCAGACTCGCACCAGCGACTCTTGCTCCCACGATCACAATATCCACACGTTGTTCCATAAATCCGCACCTCGTCCTCACTCTATTTCCTCTAGCGTAACGTTTTTTTGCAATAACAGCCAGTTATGAGTTTGAAACGAGTGAACACATGAATTGGATATTTATACATAAAAAATGACTCCCATCTAAGGGAGCCTCTTTTTACTTGAAATTCCATTCATTTTCTACGTTGTGATTTTTGTCCATAACCTGCAGACGGCTTGGCTTATTGTTCTCTGCCAGTTCTGTTGCCTTTTCGACGGCTGTATCTCGTTCGTCGTATAAGTCTGTCGGGGCTACGTCCTCAATTTTCACAAACCAGCCTGTAACATCCTTATTAGGTACCACACTATATTCCTTCATCAAAATCTCTCCTCTCCTCATTGCTCTATTAGATGTTTTCCCAGCATAGTTGTCTGTCAAACGTTCCTTCCTATTGCAAAAATAGTTTGACAATATTTACTTCTGCTTTTATAATTCGTAACATACATTTAAAAACAATATTCTATCTTGGCTGTATCGAAAGAATTCGTTAAAAGGCTTCATGCTTGTGATGATTGGAAAAATTAATTGAATATCTCTTATCGAGAGTGGCAGAGGGACTAGGCCCTGTGATGCCCGGCAACCTTCAAGCATTCGGCTTGAAAAGGTGCTAATTCCTACAGATCGAAGGATGGATCTGACAGATAAGAGGAGGAATATATACATACGCCCTCTTCTTATTACAGAAGAGGGCTTTTTATATGGAATTTTACATTAAGGAGGGATGATGCATGTCATTGCATAACCCTGTCGAACAGAAACAGTCTGTGGCAAAAGTTTCAATCGAAGACTTCACATTTGAATCTGGTGACACACTCTCCAAGATTGAGCTGGCATATGAACACTATGGCCCTGAGGGAGCCCCGGTTATTTTACTCTGCCATGCTTTAACTGGAAATCAGTACGCTGTCGGTTCAAGTGAAAATCCCGGCTGGTGGGCAGGATTGGTTGGAGAACAATGTCCGATTGATATCACTCAGTATCAAGTCATCACCTTTAATGTGCTGGGAGGGTGTCACGGTTCAACTGGACCGGCAAGTATAAATCCTGAAACTGGCGATCTTTACCGTCTTGACTTCCCTGAAGTAACGATTCGTGACATGGTTCACGCCCAGTATAGGGCCCTGCATCAGTTAGGGTATACCGAATTACATGCGGTCGCTGGCGGATCTCTGGGAGGGATGCAAACGCTCGAATGGGGTTTGCTCTATCCTGATTTCATGAGGCAGCTCTTCGTATTAGCTGCGACCCCTTATTTGAGTGATTATGGAATCGCCTTTAATCATATTGGAGCAAGGGCCATACAAGATGATCCAGCGTTTAAGGAGGGATATTATTCATCTAATGATACGCTTCACGGCTTTGAAGTTGCCCGGATGGCCGGCATGGTCACCTACAGAAGTGCTCCACTTTTCCAAAAAAGATTT
This region includes:
- a CDS encoding NAD(P)/FAD-dependent oxidoreductase, producing the protein MEQRVDIVIVGARVAGASLAILLGQMGKRVLLIDKASFPSDTLSTHHLSHVHYLEKLGVREEVESTGLRKINRMRTYVGDSFVEGPRDFYTIIPKRSHLDDVLLTKACSNEGVELLESCTVKDLITDEQRVIGVEAVDKTGETKRIHASLVVGADGRHSFIAENVQAGKYGFHSPQRPVFYGYYHGIEPLTEPTTEIFLNEGRIGFLFPMEPGIDCLGLEVHSEEFKEMVKNSHKFKEIYQSFYGMEKRLQRASLQGKIVGTPGVPNFFREPAGEGWALIGDAAHSKDPSTGLGINDAFMQSFLLAEAIQKHDEGRSWDHVMAEFKQKRDEQLEPGYRLTLDYIQSMRPWSRDEKALFQAMAANPMVWNKIVPHLPDLLKEHSSSLPELYGSVEWEAKNFGFGRNENTFIE
- a CDS encoding DUF2188 domain-containing protein translates to MKEYSVVPNKDVTGWFVKIEDVAPTDLYDERDTAVEKATELAENNKPSRLQVMDKNHNVENEWNFK
- the metX gene encoding homoserine O-acetyltransferase MetX, whose translation is MSLHNPVEQKQSVAKVSIEDFTFESGDTLSKIELAYEHYGPEGAPVILLCHALTGNQYAVGSSENPGWWAGLVGEQCPIDITQYQVITFNVLGGCHGSTGPASINPETGDLYRLDFPEVTIRDMVHAQYRALHQLGYTELHAVAGGSLGGMQTLEWGLLYPDFMRQLFVLAATPYLSDYGIAFNHIGARAIQDDPAFKEGYYSSNDTLHGFEVARMAGMVTYRSAPLFQKRFAREQEDALYSIQSYLNYQGEKIKQRFDANSYLYLLEAMNNHDIRKGRGSLQDTAAAYKPALFTVSFEHDLLYPKELIQPFSHHALNGEHYHVKTDYGHDGFLVEFGEWGAWISDKLNEEGTNY